ANNNNNNNNNNNNNNNNNNNNNNNNNNNNNNNNNNNNNNNNNNNNNNNNNNNNNNNNNNNNNNNNNNNNNNNNNNNNNNNNNNNNNNNNNNNNNNNNNNNNTAAAAAAACAAATAAAAACCTTTTATTTTTTTATTTATTTTGTATATTCGCATGTGCTAATAATATGAATAAAAACAGAAAGTCATGAGAAGGAAAAGATTTATTACCAATTACACCATTGAAGAAATGGAGAAATTGTTACACAGTAAAGAAGATTATCGTATTGCAATGCGATTAATGACCTGTATTTTAGTAGCAAAAGGTTTTTCAGTAACTGAGTTACAAAAGATTTTCTATTACAAGTCTGCTGCAAGATATTTTTTCTGGGCGAGAAGGTTTAATGATGAAGGAATTGATGGACTGAAAGATAGAGAAGGAAGAGGTCGTAAGTCAAATCTTACTGAAGAAAATTATAAAAAGCTAAAGACAATTTTACTTACAACTACTCCTGATGAGCATGGTTATAATTCACAAATATGGAGTGGTCAGCTCATTACAGACTTTATCAAAAAAGAGTTCGGTGTTGCTTACCGTAAAGCAAATATTTACATTATGCTTAAGAAAAAACTTAAACTTATTAATAGAAAAGCTTTAGGTTTTCAAAAAATTGAGTAATAAAAAAATATTTCTATTTTGAAATTATTCATTAGTGTAAATTTTATTCATCATTTGAATTTGAACTTTACTCCCTAATGCAATTAAAGTTGTATCCTTTTTGAAAATTATTTCCGGGGATGGATTAATTGTAAATTCTCCATTTGGGTATTTAATAGCTAATATATTTACTCCTGTTTTTCTTCTAAAATTTATTTCTGAAATTGATTGATCCTTGAATTCCTTTTTTAAATCTTTATATTCAATCCCTTCAGTACGTATATTTACATCTGAATCATCTGTTAAAAGATGATAAAATTCAATTAAACCAGGTCTTGTAATAAGATTTGCCATGTAATGACCACCTATATTTTCGGGCATTACAACATGATTTGCTCCTGCTGATTTTAGTTTATCAATTGAACTTTCATTTGCTGCCCTACTTGTAATTGAAATCTTTGGACAAATTTTTCGTGCAGTAAGAACTACAAAAACATTTGCTGTATCTAAAGGAAGTGTTGTTATAAGAGATTTAGCATTTTTTAGATTTGCATCTAATAATGTTTCTTCAATTGTAGCATCACCCATAATAAATGACAGTCCTCTGTTTTTGATATTTTCAATTTCATCAAGATCAGACTCAATTATAACCATTTTTACTTTTTTGTTGAGTAACTCATCAACACATTTACTTCCGTTTCTACCGTATCCAATAATTATTACATGATCTTTAAAAGATTCTATTTTTTTATCCATTCTGAATTTATTTAATTTTTTTCTAAACTCCCCATCAATTATATACGAAGTTATAACAGTAATTGAAAATGTAAATATTGATATATAAATAATAATCAATATTATAGTAAATATTTTGCCTGCTGGTGAAAGGTCGTGAAGCAAGCCAAATCCTACTGTTGATAATGTAATTATTGAAAAATAAAGAGCATCTAAAAATGAGAGATCTTCAATTATCATATAACCGGTAATACCTATAAGAATTGCAATTACAACAAAAATAATTGCAAGTTGTATTTTGTAAAATTCAATGTTCTTTTTTATAAAAACCATTATTCCTGTGCTTACTTTAACTTTTCTTAAAGGGGACTTCTAATAATAATAAACAATAAAAAAAACCTCGCTATTGATAATAACGAGGTTCGTTTAGTGTAAATTGGTTTCAAATTACTTAACTGAATCTGATAGTTCTTTTCCAGGACGGAATTTTACAACTTTTTTCTTAGGTATGTCAATTTCTGCACCGGTTTGAGGATTCCTTCCTTTACGGGCAGCCCTTACTGATGTTGAAAAAGTTCCAAAACCCACTAAAGTAACTTTATCATCACCTTTTAATGCATCAGATGTTGCATCAATAAATGCGTTTAATGCTGCTTGAGCTTGAGTTTTTGTAATTCCTGAATTTTCTGCAATTTTGTTTATTAAATCTCCTTTGTTCATAATATAACCTTTTATTTTTGTTAATTAAATATTGTATTCACAAATATTGCCTCAAAAGTAAATTAATTTTTGCTTATTCAAAGAATTTTTTCAAAAAAATTAAAAGATTTTTTATTAAGCATCCCTTTAATACTGCTTATTCTTAATAATACTTTTAATAAACAAAGATATTATAAATGTAACTGGAACATAATCAACTATAAACAATCATTCTCTCTCTAATATTTATTTTTTTCAT
The genomic region above belongs to Bacteroidota bacterium and contains:
- a CDS encoding helix-turn-helix domain-containing protein; the encoded protein is MRRKRFITNYTIEEMEKLLHSKEDYRIAMRLMTCILVAKGFSVTELQKIFYYKSAARYFFWARRFNDEGIDGLKDREGRGRKSNLTEENYKKLKTILLTTTPDEHGYNSQIWSGQLITDFIKKEFGVAYRKANIYIMLKKKLKLINRKALGFQKIE
- a CDS encoding NAD-binding protein, with the protein product MVFIKKNIEFYKIQLAIIFVVIAILIGITGYMIIEDLSFLDALYFSIITLSTVGFGLLHDLSPAGKIFTIILIIIYISIFTFSITVITSYIIDGEFRKKLNKFRMDKKIESFKDHVIIIGYGRNGSKCVDELLNKKVKMVIIESDLDEIENIKNRGLSFIMGDATIEETLLDANLKNAKSLITTLPLDTANVFVVLTARKICPKISITSRAANESSIDKLKSAGANHVVMPENIGGHYMANLITRPGLIEFYHLLTDDSDVNIRTEGIEYKDLKKEFKDQSISEINFRRKTGVNILAIKYPNGEFTINPSPEIIFKKDTTLIALGSKVQIQMMNKIYTNE
- a CDS encoding HU family DNA-binding protein, with the translated sequence MNKGDLINKIAENSGITKTQAQAALNAFIDATSDALKGDDKVTLVGFGTFSTSVRAARKGRNPQTGAEIDIPKKKVVKFRPGKELSDSVK